The genomic window CATCGGGCTGAGGAATACTAAGCAGCGCCCCCTTACGGTATTGCCCACTAAGAACCAGTCCATGAAGATTGGTTTTGGCCAGAAGCGGGGTATTCAGGACGATTATGAGAAGAAGACCTGTCAAAACCGATAGTATCTTTTTCATCGCAGACCTTTCTTTGGTTAGATTTTTAATTAGGCCTTCGGCAACTTTGTTGCAATTACACGTTTTTTTCAACAAAACTCCACCCCCTTCACCCCTGCCAGCGGGGGACAGTTATTGTCACCCTCACTGAGGGGGATTAAGGGGGAGGTAAAATTTTGGTAACAATTTAGTTTTTTGAAAAATCCCGAAGGGATGACATGATTATAGAAAAAACGCGTCACCATATTCAACCTCGTAGAGGTGAAATATCGAGAAAATAACGATACTATGCCACCCCTACGGGGTTAGCCATAATTGCATAACCATGTGCTATAATCATGGCATCCCTTCGGGATTACAGAATCATTATCTTGTTCACTCGTAGTGATTGTGAGCAAAAGTATGCTGAATAGATACGAGAAATTTTCAAAAAGCTAAATTGTTACAAATTTTGAAATTCCTTGTCATAATACTACTGCGCCGCATCAACCATCACTTCCTGCTGTTCAATCGTGTTCCACAAATACCCCTTTGGATTCCAAAATTCTTCGCTTGTCTGAGTATTACCTTTTTCGTCGGTGGCGCGAACTGCAAGTGCATACCTGCCGGTATGTTTGGGAATCCAGGTCGTTTCCCAGGTGCGGAAAGAGTATTTTCCGTAATCGTCTCCAAGTCTGGCCTTGCTCCAGGTTTTGCCGTCGTCTTCAGAGATCTCCACGTTGACCACATGACCATAACCGCTGAAGGCAATGCCGCGCACCGTGACCGGCATCCCGACCGGAATTTTACCCGAGCCGTCAGGGGTAATAATGAACGAACGCACGGGCATGGTTCCAACGGGAATCATTTTGACATGGCCGTCCTTAACGTCCTTTAGGGTGATATTGCCGCGCGGTGTATCGGGCACGCAATACGTCTTCGTCATCCAGAAATTGGTGTCGGGTTCCGTTAATACCCGGATCCAGGTCAGCGCCTTGATCCAATACGTTGAGAACTTACCAGGGACCACCAGGCGAACCGGGAAACCGTTCAGCATGGGAAGCGGCTCGCCATTCATTTCGTAAGCCACAATGGTTTCATGAATGACGGGATCGTTCAGATTTAAGGATTTCAGATATCGGTATGCGACACTTTCTTTTAGTCCGCGTCCCTTTTCCAGGCCTTCAAACTGTACACAGAGCGAACCCGCCTTGACCCCCGCGGCATCAAGCAAATCCTTAAGGGAAACGCCGGTGAAGAGGGCGTTGCCCATAGCCCCGTTGCCCCATTGGGCGCCAGGCACGCGGGGCTGAAAACGGCTGCGGCTGTTGCCGGAGCACTGGTTAACGGCGGCGAGAGAAACCGGTTTATATTGTTTCATGAGGTCGGCCATCGACAAGGCCAATGATTTTCCAACATTGCCTTCCACGAGGAGTCGCCACTCGGAGAGGTTCACAGCGCTGGGAATACCCTCCAGGTGCCATCGTACGTAAAATGCAGCGTTTGGGGTGAACGGCGTCAGGAAGTAATGTCGCGGAGTTTCCAGTTGAACCGGACGGTCGGTAAGCTGGATCAGCGGAAGTTTTTGAGGGTAAATGACAAAAGGACCCACCGCCCCCCAGTAAGGATTGACCTCGGGTCCGGTAAAGGCGGGCATTTGCTGGATAGCCTGACCGGAGACCTGTGCAATGGCCGATGGCAGCTTGTTCAAGCCCAGCCAGGCAGCCCCTCCCCCAAGCATCTTCAGTAAGAATCTGCGCGACACGGCGCCCGTTTTTTCTGCTGTCATTTCATCCCTCTCGCACTAAAAAAACACGGCGCTGATAAAACCAATGAGAGCGCCAAAAACCCCGCCCCAAACCACGAGCCACCCCAAGTGTGAGCGCATCATTTCCTCCACAATTTGCTTCACCCGGCGTGGGGTAAGTTCGTTGACGGTTGTATCCACCATAACGGCAATCCTGGATCTGAATGATTCAAAATCAGTCTCCTTCTGCAGGATGGCGGCTACGTCAATATTCCGCAGGATGTCCGAGGTCCTTTTTTCAAATTCCTTTTTAAAAGGGTCACGCAACGGGGCAAGGGCTTTTTCTCCTCCAAACAAGGTAAACATACCGCCAAAAGAGGAATTTTTAATTACCAGCACAAGGCCGTTAAACACATCATCAAAATCGATCTTGTCCAGCACCAGCTCCGGTTGTATCGTATGAGGAAGCGTATTTTGGGCAACCTTTACAAAATTTTCTTTGGTAAAAAAATTCTGCATAATAAGAGAGCGGATGCTCTCTTTAAACTGATCGAACCTCAGGGCAACGATGCCGGAGCCATAAAGCCCTGGTATCCTTTCAAAGAGCATATAGATGGCCAGCCAGTTCGTCAATGCCCCTGATAAGGCAAAAAGGCTGGCCAGCATGAGGGCATTCCGGCCAAAAAACTCAGGCATCCCATAAGAAATCCCAAACGCCATGGCGGCAATGCCGTTGGTCAGGAAGCTTTTATTCATAAGCGTCCTTGCTCTATGAAAATCTGCCCACGC from Candidatus Brocadia sp. includes these protein-coding regions:
- a CDS encoding molybdopterin-dependent oxidoreductase; protein product: MTAEKTGAVSRRFLLKMLGGGAAWLGLNKLPSAIAQVSGQAIQQMPAFTGPEVNPYWGAVGPFVIYPQKLPLIQLTDRPVQLETPRHYFLTPFTPNAAFYVRWHLEGIPSAVNLSEWRLLVEGNVGKSLALSMADLMKQYKPVSLAAVNQCSGNSRSRFQPRVPGAQWGNGAMGNALFTGVSLKDLLDAAGVKAGSLCVQFEGLEKGRGLKESVAYRYLKSLNLNDPVIHETIVAYEMNGEPLPMLNGFPVRLVVPGKFSTYWIKALTWIRVLTEPDTNFWMTKTYCVPDTPRGNITLKDVKDGHVKMIPVGTMPVRSFIITPDGSGKIPVGMPVTVRGIAFSGYGHVVNVEISEDDGKTWSKARLGDDYGKYSFRTWETTWIPKHTGRYALAVRATDEKGNTQTSEEFWNPKGYLWNTIEQQEVMVDAAQ
- a CDS encoding DUF445 domain-containing protein gives rise to the protein MAAEKQSEAISYRLPPGAFDKGTAWADFHRARTLMNKSFLTNGIAAMAFGISYGMPEFFGRNALMLASLFALSGALTNWLAIYMLFERIPGLYGSGIVALRFDQFKESIRSLIMQNFFTKENFVKVAQNTLPHTIQPELVLDKIDFDDVFNGLVLVIKNSSFGGMFTLFGGEKALAPLRDPFKKEFEKRTSDILRNIDVAAILQKETDFESFRSRIAVMVDTTVNELTPRRVKQIVEEMMRSHLGWLVVWGGVFGALIGFISAVFF